In one window of Polynucleobacter sp. AM-7D1 DNA:
- a CDS encoding acyl-CoA dehydrogenase: MPYVAPVKDMLFVMNELAGLSQVVSYPSYAEVGADVDLAPAILEESAKFNQDVVAPLNWAGDQNPSSLKDGIVTTTPGFKDAFEQFAAAGWQGVVHPAEFGGQGLPKLIATACFEMVHSASLSFALCPMLTDGAIEALLTAASPELQERYVPKMISGEWTGSMCLTEPQAGSDLSMVRARAVPETDGAYKIFGTKIYITYGEHDMAKNIVHLVLARTPDAPEGVKGISLFVVPKFLVNADGSLGERNDVHCVSIEHKLGIKASPTAVLQFGDHGGATGYLVGEENRGLEYMFVMMNAARFAVGMQGIAVAERAYQKAVQYAKDRVQSRDLAGSPGPVAIIHQPDVKRMLMTMRGYIEASRALAYYAAAAYDAQHASLDEATRKQSQAVYEFLVPIVKGFSTEMSIEVASLGVQVHGGMGFIEETGAAQHYRDARILTIYEGTTAIQANDLIGRKTVRDGGATAKLFSEKIQQTEKDLASSGTADAKAVLKQLTAARITFESAVEFIVANAKTDVKAVYAGSFAYLRLCGLVLGAWQMARALLAAQKLRAGDPNFYDAKIATARFFAENLLPQSQALATSILEGGYSTNALTAEQF, from the coding sequence ATGCCGTATGTAGCTCCAGTAAAAGACATGCTATTTGTGATGAACGAACTAGCGGGGCTATCTCAGGTTGTTTCTTATCCTTCCTATGCTGAGGTTGGAGCTGATGTCGATTTAGCCCCAGCAATTTTGGAAGAGTCCGCCAAATTCAATCAAGATGTTGTAGCACCCCTTAATTGGGCTGGTGATCAAAATCCTAGCTCTTTAAAGGATGGCATCGTTACAACTACACCTGGCTTTAAAGATGCTTTTGAGCAATTTGCTGCAGCAGGTTGGCAGGGCGTTGTTCATCCTGCAGAGTTTGGTGGTCAAGGCTTACCAAAGCTCATTGCAACTGCATGTTTTGAGATGGTTCATTCGGCTAGCCTATCGTTTGCTTTATGCCCAATGCTGACCGATGGTGCAATTGAGGCCTTGTTAACTGCAGCAAGCCCTGAGTTGCAAGAGCGCTATGTGCCGAAGATGATTTCTGGGGAGTGGACTGGCTCCATGTGTCTCACGGAGCCTCAAGCGGGCTCTGATCTATCAATGGTGCGTGCTCGTGCCGTGCCTGAAACTGATGGCGCATACAAAATTTTTGGCACCAAGATCTACATCACCTATGGTGAGCACGACATGGCAAAAAATATTGTCCATCTCGTATTGGCTAGAACGCCAGATGCTCCAGAAGGTGTGAAAGGTATTTCTTTATTTGTGGTGCCGAAGTTCTTGGTGAATGCAGATGGCTCACTTGGTGAGCGTAATGATGTTCACTGTGTCTCGATTGAACACAAGCTTGGTATCAAGGCTAGCCCAACTGCAGTTTTACAGTTTGGCGATCATGGTGGCGCAACTGGATATTTAGTGGGCGAAGAAAATCGCGGCCTGGAATACATGTTCGTAATGATGAATGCAGCTCGCTTTGCAGTTGGTATGCAGGGTATTGCAGTTGCAGAGCGTGCCTATCAAAAGGCGGTGCAGTATGCAAAAGACCGCGTACAGAGTCGCGATCTAGCCGGCTCTCCAGGTCCTGTAGCAATTATTCATCAGCCAGATGTGAAGCGGATGCTGATGACTATGCGCGGCTATATTGAGGCATCTAGAGCCCTGGCGTATTACGCTGCAGCTGCATATGATGCCCAACACGCATCCCTTGATGAAGCTACCCGCAAGCAGAGCCAAGCGGTGTATGAATTTCTGGTGCCGATTGTGAAAGGTTTCTCAACTGAAATGTCGATTGAGGTGGCTAGCCTCGGTGTGCAAGTGCACGGTGGCATGGGATTCATTGAGGAGACGGGCGCAGCACAACACTATCGTGATGCCCGCATTCTGACAATCTATGAGGGCACTACGGCTATTCAGGCAAATGATCTGATTGGTAGAAAAACGGTGCGTGATGGTGGCGCAACTGCAAAACTATTCTCTGAAAAAATTCAGCAAACTGAAAAAGATCTCGCAAGCAGTGGCACCGCAGATGCAAAGGCAGTGCTGAAGCAATTAACCGCGGCACGTATTACTTTTGAATCTGCTGTTGAGTTTATTGTGGCAAATGCAAAGACAGATGTTAAGGCTGTCTACGCCGGTAGCTTTGCTTACTTGCGTTTATGTGGCTTGGTATTGGGTGCCTGGCAAATGGCACGTGCCTTACTGGCTGCGCAGAAGCTACGCGCGGGTGATCCTAATTTCTATGATGCCAAGATTGCCACTGCACGATTCTTTGCGGAAAATCTATTGCCGCAATCTCAAGCTCTAGCAACCTCGATCCTAGAGGGCGGGTATTCCACTAATGCGCTGACAGCGGAGCAGTTTTAG